The genomic interval ATTCAGGTTGAAGGCCGTATCGAAGTGCTGCTCGGTAATCCCGCCCAGTGGGGCGGCTTCGCCCGTGCCGGCGCTCGCGTACAGGACGTCGATCTTGCCCTTTGCCCGCTTGACCGTATCGAACAGGCGGTCGAGGTCGTCGAGATTGGAAGCGTCGCCGCGCACGCCGGTCACGTTCCGGCCAATCAGCCTGACGGCCTCATCGAGCGCCTCCTGCTTCCGGCCCGTGATGAAAACATAGGCGCCTTCTTCAACGAACCGCTGGGCGCTTGCCAGCGCCATGCCGCTCGAGCCACCCGTGACGACTGCAACCTTACCCTCAAGCTTTCCCATGACTTCTCCTTTCGTGGTTCGGGACAGCATCTGCCCTGAGAACCTCGAAATGGGGCCGCCGGCGTCAGTTGTTGAGTGCGCAAGCGCGCACATCGGTGGTGCGAAATCGATCCGGATGGACGACTGACGCCATCCGCGACGATCGGTGTCCGCCGTTCGGAATTGGGCCGCGCTCGTTGACATAAGCTATGATAGACCGCCCGTACTGCTGCTCGATGTGCTAGATACGGGCTTCGGAAAGGCGCACCGCGGTGCGGGATTGCACCATGATCGACTGGGATGACGTTCGCTACTTTCTTGCCGTCGCGCGCGGAGGCTCGGTGCGGGCTGCCGCCGAGCGCCTCGGGGTGAACCACACCACAGTGCTGCGACGCATCGCTCAGCTCGAGGAACGCCTCGGAGCGCACATGTTCGAAAAGCTGCCTTCGGGCTACCGCCTGACGGCTGCGGGCGAGGAGGTCCTCGATCTCGCGAACCAGATGGAAGCTTCGTCGCACCAGCTGGAGACGCGCGTCTTCGGTCGCGACCGGGGCGTGCGCGGGCTTCTTCGGGTGACACTGGCGCCGCCCCTCGCGACACACCTGCTCATGCCCGACTTCGCTGAGTTTGCGCGTCTGCATCCGGACATCGAGATGGAAATCTTGTCGTCCGGCGAGTTGGCAAATCTGACCAACCGAGAGGCCGACGTCGCGATCCGCGTCGTTTACGACCGCAAAACCCTGCCGCTCAATCTTCACGGCCTGAAGGGACCGGAGCTGTTCGGCGGCGTCTACATGTCCCGCGATCGACTAGCCGCGTGGCGTGCAGGTGCGCCGGATCCCATCCGGTGGATCGTCATAAGCATTCATGGCATCCCGGACTGGGCCCGCGAGGGTGAGGTTCGTACCACGGGGGTTCCGTTCAGGACCACGGACGGCGAGGCGCAGATCGTTGCAGTACGGCAAGGGCTCGGGATGACGATACTGCCGTGCTTCGTCGGAGATGCCGACCCACTCCTGGCGAGGGTGCCGGGCACCGACCTGCACATGCATGGAACGCTCTGGCTTCTTACGCAGGGGGAAACGCACAAGACGAAGCGCGTGCGGCTCTTCACTGAGTTCGTATCCCGCAGGCTCGCCGCATACGCGCCGCTTCTCGCGGGGCTGTGCTTATCGCGCGACTGACGCCCGGCGGGTCGCCGGCGACGCTTGCCGTACCCGATTTACGTGTGCGGCGGCTGATGGCGTCGGTATTCTGACGGCATGCAACAGGCTCGGCGAGGGAGGTGCTGCCCTGTCGCCGGCCCGCTGTTTGCACGGCACCGGTCAGATCACGCCCAGCATTTGCATCGCCTCCGCCACGCGCACGAAACCCGCAATGTTCGCGCCCAGCACATAGTTGCCCGGCGCCCCATATTCGTCGGCGGTAGCGGCGCAGGTATCGTGGATGTTGCGCATGATCGTGGCGAGACGCTCCTCGGTCTGTTCGAAGGTCCAGCTGTCGCGGCTGGCGTTCTGCTGCATTTCCAGCGCCGACGTGGCGACTCCGCCGGCGTTGGCCGCCTTGCCGGGAGCGAACAGCACGCGCGCCTCCTGGAACAGCCTGATCGCTTCGGGGGTCGATGGCATGTTCGCGCCTTCGCCCACCGCGATCACGCCGTTCTTCACCAGCGTGGCTGCATCCTTGCCGGAAAGCTCGTTTTGGGTGGCCGAAGGCATGGCGACATCGCAGGGCACATCCCAAACGGAGCCTTTGCCGGCGGGAACGAAGTGCGCGCCCGCGCCCCTGGCCTTGGCATATTCCTCAATACGCCCGCGCCGCACGTCCTTGATTTCCTTGATTAGTGCGAGGTCAACACCGCTTTCATCGACGACATAGCCGCTGGAATCGGAGCAGGCGATAACCTTGCCGCCGAAGGACTGCACCTTTTCGATCGTGTAGATTGCCACATTGCCCGAACCGGAAACGACCACCTTTCTGCCGTCGAAGCCGCTGCCTCTGGTTTCCAGCATCGCCCGCACGAAATAGGTGTTGCCGTATCCGGTCGCCTCCGTCCGCGCGCGCGAGCCGCCATAGGCCAGCGCCTTGCCGGTGAAGACGCCGGCCTCATACCGGTTGGTCAGGCGCTTGAACTGGCCGAACATATAGCCGATCTCGCGCCCGCCCACGCCGACGTCGCCGGCGGGCACATCGGTGTATTCGCCGAGGTGGCGGTACAATTCGGTCATGAGCGACTGGCAGAAGCGCATGATCTCGCCCTCCGACCGGCCCTTGGGATCGAAATCGGTTCCGCCCTTGCCGCCGCCGATGGGGAGGCCGGTCAGCGCGTTCTTGAAGGTCTGTGCAAAGCCCAGGAACTTGATGATGCCGACATTCACCGAAGGGTGAAAGCGCATGCCGCCCTTGTAGGGGCCGAGCGCGGAATTGAACTGCACGCGAAAGCCACGGTTGATTTGCACATGGCCGGCATCGTCCACCCAGGGGATGCGGAAGATAATCTGCCGTTCGGGTTCGCAGATGCGCTCGATCAGCGCCTGGTCGAGGTAATGCGGGTGCTTGGCCACCACGCGGCCGAGGCTCTCCAGCACGCCCTGGACGGCCTGGTGGAATTCCGCCTCGCCCGCGTTGCGGCGGATAACAGAGGCGAGGATGGGCTGGAGCTTTTCGTCTATGCTGTTCATTGCGGGAAGCCTGTGGTGATGCGGGGTTCATGATCGGCGGGCGTGGGTGGGAGCGGATCATTCGAACACCTGCGCCGAAAGGCTGGCGGCCATGGCCCTTTCGCGAGTGCTCGCGGTGAGGCCGATGTGGTGACGAACAAGCCTTTTGGCGGCCTTGTGTGCCGATTGAGATTGCCGAGGAAATCGCGGATTGCGCCAGGGCCGACGCTGTTGCCTAGCCCATAGCGTTTAGCCTGAATGGAGGCCCGATCCAAGCCCCAGCGCGTCCTGATCGATTACGCCGTCAACGCCATCATCGCTGCTGCGGCCGAGTGCGCGCCCGGCATCTGCAGCCGATCCGCCACAGCCCATGGCGAGCAGCAGATCGACGATCGGCCACGCGAAGAAATCCGGCGGCGCCGCGCGGACGTGATCGCGCAGTCCCTCGGCGAGCGCGACCTCGATCCGGCTACGGACCTCTTTCAAGAGCTCACGGCAGCGCAACTGATTTGGGTGCGTAGGGCCTTGCGCTGGAAGGATGGTGTCGGCGGAGAGGATCGAACTCCCGACCTTTGGTTTACAAAACCGCGGTTGTAAACACCTAAGTTATTGGTTATAAACAATAGTTTCTCTTATTAGGCATCCCTTAGGCATCTCGATGGTGGTGCCGGCGGAGAGGATCGAACTCCCGACCTTTGGTTTACAAAACCACTGCACTACCGCTGTGCTACGCCGGCCTGTCGGCTGTTTAGCAAAAGGAGGCCCCTCAAGTAAGAGGGGCTTAGTGGGCTTGCCGGGGACGAAGGGTGCCGACAAGGTTCTTGCATCCAGCGAGTGTTCAATTGCTGGCATGGTATCCCTAGGGGTATCTGAGCGCGGCGATGAAGTCGCCATACGGGTCGGGAATGAACTTCGGCTCCTCTATCATCCGACAGTTGGCGAATGACGCCTCGCAGAACGGGGAGCAGAATGTCTTGCCCTCGTGGTGCCGGCGCATGAGGCCGAAGGCGGACTGATTGCAGAAGTCGCAGGTCTTCTGGATACGGGGTTGGTGCTTTAAGAGCCACATGGCGACGCTCCTCAGTTGTGGAGGCGTACGGCGGAGTGGAGATACTCAAGAGCGCAACTGCAACATTATGCTCGCCGCACAATTCCAAAACCGAAGAATCGAATTGGCCACCCGCATTCTAACACGGCTTCATAATGCCTATAGAAAAGTACACAGCTTTCTTTGTAGAAGACGCTAGAGCCGATCTCTTGGTTTATGGAACTCCTTGATGCGGGCTTCGTCCAGTATCGAGCGCTGGTGGCGGCGCAGAACGTCCCACAAAGGAAAACGCGCCCTGTTCGGAGCGCCTTTTCCTTTAGAACAACAGCAAGACTATCATCTTGGGTTGTGATTGCTGTAAATGATGCCATGTCTAGCTAATCACCGGCTCGGCTCTGCCGTAGGCGCCGGAGATAGAGAAATCTGGAGATAGGATAGCGTGACCGATTATCGAGTATACATCCTCAACGACAAAGGCCACATCCAGAGCGACACGCTCATAGCGAGCGCAGATGACGCTCAGGCAATCGAAGCTGCAAAGAAGATAGTCGGCGCCCGTAACGTGGAATTGTGGGACGGGGAACGCTTGGTTGGACGCTTCAAAACAGAGCTTAGCAGTTAGTCAGCGGATTGTTTCGCTCACGGGAATGACTCGCCGCACTTCGGGCACTTCAGTTGATTTATTCCCGCGCGATCGATCATTCTTTACCCCTTGCACAGTACGTGGATCAGAAACGCTGAGTGCAGGCGCATATCGCTCAGAATACCTCAACACTATTGAACCGCAACGACAGGGGAGCCAATAGCCGGTTGAACGTTCACGTCGGATGTTCAAGAAAAGCCAAGGATAGCGGAAGCGCTTAACGGTCTCAAAAAATTTCGAAGCTATCGACACAAAACACCCGGCATGGAAAATCATTAGTCAGAGTGCGTCGTTCGGTTGCTCATCACGACGGGACGGCGATGTAGTACGCTACATCGGCCATCGTCTGCACCTCTGGTTTAAGGGGTCCTTTTACCCGCCCACGTGCAAGGCCTTTGGAAGTGGTCGCAGACAGCTCCCTCAATTCCGACTCCAAAATTCATTAGCAATAATGAGCGCTCGCACGGTGGCCCGAATATCGCCGTCACACGACACGATTCGCTTGGTCGGTAGCGGATTCGAGCGGGTCAGGGCAATGCCGACAATCCACCGTGGATCAACGCGCGGGCCCAAGTCCGGCATCTCGCGAGCAAGGAAGGGATTGCCACGCGCACGCCCAACCGATGCAGTGCTGCTTATTTGTAAAGCGATCCTATTTGTTGAATCTACTTTCCCCATGTCGGATGAGCACCAATGTACCTGTTCTCGCTCTGACGATGTCGTGATGGCAGACGGGACAAATGACGAAGACCGGCGGCGGTCCCTACGCGAACGGATGACCTCAACGACAAATGGTCTGTTTGGGAAACCTTTACAAAGGGAGCCACGCGACCTCCCGCTCACCACAATGCGCGGCTGTTAACTTAGTCATCTGGTTATCACACCGGACGCTTGCCGCGCTTTCAGTCAGCAGGAGTCATCAGTTCCGTCGACGGTTAAAGGGAGACTCCAATTCCCTATTCCAATTTTGCGCATTGCGCGGAGCCAGGGTCAATAACAAGCGCTTATTCTCGAAGAAGACGATGGCCGAATTGCACAGACGATGGAGTGCTTTTGCTGTGCGCAATCGACATCGGCATCATCGGTTCGCGCTTGGTCAACGTTGCGCAATCGGTCGACCATCGCGATTAGCGCAGAGGAGATCGTCCCATCGCGCATGGATTGCAGCGTTGCAGAAATCAAAAACTCTAGTCTATGCTAGCAAATCATCTGGGAAGAAGTCCCCCCAAACCGCCCGCAAGGCTGACGACTCCTACTGCGGTATTGATCGCGGTGGGAGCGTTTACCTCAAACCCAGGTTGGTGGATTTGTTTGCCTGCAAGTGAGCAAGCAGACTCTCGCCGCCTAACCCTGCGCACGACAAACGACGGGAGGAATAGCATCTCCCGGCGAAGGGTAATTCTTTGGAGAAGGAAAGGCGCGATGGGCAGTATCGATATAGCGGTTAGACGAGAAGAATGTGAGTGACAAAATGTAAGTGACGACAGGCCTCGCGGCCGGACGAAAAACAGGAGACGCTGATGAGCTGGATACTTGACCTAGTTAATCCCCGAGAGCGCAAGTGGGAAGAGTTCTACCGCAACCGCTGGTCCCACGATAACGTTTTCCGCAGCACGCATGGCGTCAACTGCACCGGTGGCTGCTCCTGGGCGATCTACGTCAAGGACGGGATCATCACCTGGGAGATGCAGCAGACCGACTACCCGCTTCTTGAGCGCAGTCTGCCGCCCTACGAGCCGCGTGGCTGCCAGCGTGGCATCTCTGCCTCGTGGTATGTCTACAGCCCAATCAGGGTGAAGTATCCATACGTCCGCGGTCCGCTGTTCGACATGTGGAAGGAAGCGAAGGCGTCGCACGCCGATCCGGTGCAGGCTTGGGGTGCGCTGATCGGAGACGAGCAAAAGCGGCAGCGCATTCAGAAGGCACGCGGCAAGGGCGGCTTCCGCCGCGCCAAGTGGGAAGAGTTGGTCGAGCTGATTGCTGCTGCCAGCTTGCACACCGCGCGCAAGCATGGACCGGACCGGGTGATGGGCTTCTCGCCGATTCCGGCGATGTCGATGCTGTCGTTTGCGGCCGGCACACGCTTTCTGTCGCTCTTCGGCGGCGGGTTAATGAGCTTCTACGACTGGTACGCCGATCTGCCGACCTCGTTCCCGGAAATCTGGGGCGACCAGACCGACGTGTGCGAAAGCGCGGACTGGTACAACAGCAAGTTCATCGTTTCGATGGCGTCGAACTTGAACATGACCCGTACCCCCGACGTGCACTTCATCTCGGAAGCGCGCACCGAGGGAACCAAGTTTGTGGTTCTCTCGCCGGACTTCAGCCAGGTCGCCAAATACTGCGACGAGTGGATTCCGATCCAGGCGGGACAGGACACGGCGTTGTGGATGGCGGCGAACCACGTCATCCTCAAGGAATACTACATCGATCGTCAGGTTCCGTACTTCGTCGACTACATCAAGCGTTACACCGACCTTCCGTTCCTGGTGGAGCTGGAGCCCAACGGGAACACCTACAAGACGGGTCGCTTGCTGCGTTCCAACCGCGTTCCGCGCTACAAGGATGTCGAGAACGGCGACTGGAAGATGCTGTTGCTTGACGCCAACAGCGGTGAACTGCGAGCGCCGAAGGGTCAGGTCGGTGATCGCTGGGGTTCTGTGCACGGCAAATGGAACCTGTCCGGCGAGGATACCCTGGACAATAGTCCACTCGATCCGGTGCTGAGCTTTATCGATCGATCCGATGACGTGGTGCAGGTTGGGTTCGACGATTTCGCGAACGGTCGCGTCGTCTCGCGCGGCGTGCCGGTGAAACGGATCGCAACAGACAAGGGCGAGATCCTGTGCACGACCGGCTTCGACATCATGATGTCCCAGTTCGGTCACAGCCGCGGTCTCGAGGGTTCGTTTGCGACCAGCTATGACGACGAGAATGCGCCCTATACGCCAGCATGGCAGGAGCGCCACACCGGTATCGGTCGCGAGACGGCGATCAGGTTTGCGCGTGAGTTTGCGACCACCGCAGAACTCACCAACGGCAAATCCATGGTGATCGTGGGCGCCAGCGCCAACCATTGGTACTACAACAACCTTTGTTACCGGTCGGCTACGGTTGCTTTGATCCTGTGCGGCTGTTGCGGCGTCAATGGCGGCGGCATCAACCACTACGTGGGTCAGGAAAAGCTTGCGCCCGTTGCGCCATGGGCCTCGATTGCTCTGGCTCTCGACTGGTCCAAGCCGCCGCGGGTCGTGCAGTCGTCGACCTGGCATTACGCCCATAGCTGTCAGTGGCGCTACGAGGCGGAGTTTACCGAGTACGGCCTGACGGCGCCAAATCCGAAATGGGCCAAGGGGCATGCGATCGACCTCGAGGCGAAAGCGGTCCGTTGTGGCTGGATGCCGTTTACGCCGAATTTCCACCGCAACCCGATCGAGGTCGTGGCTGAAGCGGAGCGTGCCGGTGCGAAGAGTGCTCAGGAGATCGAGGCTTACGTTGTCGATCAGGTCGCGAGCAAGAAGTTGGATCTTGCGATCGAAGATCCCGATGCCGAGGAGAACTGGCCGCGGATATGGTTTATCTGGCGCGGCAACGCGATGCAGTCGAGCGCCAAGGGACATGAGTTCTTCCTGCGCCATTACCTTGGTACGCATGACAACGTGATCGCAGAGGAGCGTGCAAGAGGTAAGTCGACGACGGTTAAGTATCACGAGACAGCGCCGCGCGGAAAGTACGACCTGGTGATCGACATCAACTTCCGGATGAACACGACGGGGCTCTACTCCGACATCGTACTGCCGACGGCGTTCTGGTACGAAAAGAACGACCTCAACACGACAGATCTGCACTCGTTCCTGCACGTGCTGGGACAGGCGGTTCCGCCGGTGTGGGAGTCCAAGACGGACTGGGAGATCTTCAAGCTGCTCGCCAAGAAGGTCAGCGAGCTGGCTCCGCTGGCGTTCTCCAAGCCGGTGCGCGATGTGATCCTTCAGCCGCTCATGCACGATACCCCCGACGAAATGGCACAGCCGGAGATTCTCGACTGGACCTTGGGCGAGTGCAAGGCGGTGCCGGGCAAGTCGTTCCCGCACGTGCGCGTGGTCGAGCGTGACTACGCGAATTTGTACAACAAATTCATTTCGTTCGGGCCGAAGGCGCGGGAGGATGGCGTCTCTGCGGTCGGGGTGAATGTTCCGATCAAGAAGCAGTACGACCGGATGCTCGAAAATCCCATCATGCCGATGCCGGATCCGAAGCATATGCGGTGTGTGGAGTGGGGCGGCAAGCGTTACCCGAGCCTCGAGGACGTGCTCGACGCGTGCAACACGGTGCTGACGTGTGCTCCGGAAGCGAACGGCGAGGCTTGCTATCAGGCCTTCCATCAGGAAGAGCATCACGTCGGCCTC from Nitrobacter sp. NHB1 carries:
- a CDS encoding LysR family transcriptional regulator gives rise to the protein MIDWDDVRYFLAVARGGSVRAAAERLGVNHTTVLRRIAQLEERLGAHMFEKLPSGYRLTAAGEEVLDLANQMEASSHQLETRVFGRDRGVRGLLRVTLAPPLATHLLMPDFAEFARLHPDIEMEILSSGELANLTNREADVAIRVVYDRKTLPLNLHGLKGPELFGGVYMSRDRLAAWRAGAPDPIRWIVISIHGIPDWAREGEVRTTGVPFRTTDGEAQIVAVRQGLGMTILPCFVGDADPLLARVPGTDLHMHGTLWLLTQGETHKTKRVRLFTEFVSRRLAAYAPLLAGLCLSRD
- the gdhA gene encoding NADP-specific glutamate dehydrogenase, which codes for MNSIDEKLQPILASVIRRNAGEAEFHQAVQGVLESLGRVVAKHPHYLDQALIERICEPERQIIFRIPWVDDAGHVQINRGFRVQFNSALGPYKGGMRFHPSVNVGIIKFLGFAQTFKNALTGLPIGGGKGGTDFDPKGRSEGEIMRFCQSLMTELYRHLGEYTDVPAGDVGVGGREIGYMFGQFKRLTNRYEAGVFTGKALAYGGSRARTEATGYGNTYFVRAMLETRGSGFDGRKVVVSGSGNVAIYTIEKVQSFGGKVIACSDSSGYVVDESGVDLALIKEIKDVRRGRIEEYAKARGAGAHFVPAGKGSVWDVPCDVAMPSATQNELSGKDAATLVKNGVIAVGEGANMPSTPEAIRLFQEARVLFAPGKAANAGGVATSALEMQQNASRDSWTFEQTEERLATIMRNIHDTCAATADEYGAPGNYVLGANIAGFVRVAEAMQMLGVI
- a CDS encoding restriction endonuclease, coding for MDRASIQAKRYGLGNSVGPGAIRDFLGNLNRHTRPPKGLFVTTSASPRALAKGPWPPAFRRRCSNDPLPPTPADHEPRITTGFPQ
- a CDS encoding nitrate reductase subunit alpha; translated protein: MSWILDLVNPRERKWEEFYRNRWSHDNVFRSTHGVNCTGGCSWAIYVKDGIITWEMQQTDYPLLERSLPPYEPRGCQRGISASWYVYSPIRVKYPYVRGPLFDMWKEAKASHADPVQAWGALIGDEQKRQRIQKARGKGGFRRAKWEELVELIAAASLHTARKHGPDRVMGFSPIPAMSMLSFAAGTRFLSLFGGGLMSFYDWYADLPTSFPEIWGDQTDVCESADWYNSKFIVSMASNLNMTRTPDVHFISEARTEGTKFVVLSPDFSQVAKYCDEWIPIQAGQDTALWMAANHVILKEYYIDRQVPYFVDYIKRYTDLPFLVELEPNGNTYKTGRLLRSNRVPRYKDVENGDWKMLLLDANSGELRAPKGQVGDRWGSVHGKWNLSGEDTLDNSPLDPVLSFIDRSDDVVQVGFDDFANGRVVSRGVPVKRIATDKGEILCTTGFDIMMSQFGHSRGLEGSFATSYDDENAPYTPAWQERHTGIGRETAIRFAREFATTAELTNGKSMVIVGASANHWYYNNLCYRSATVALILCGCCGVNGGGINHYVGQEKLAPVAPWASIALALDWSKPPRVVQSSTWHYAHSCQWRYEAEFTEYGLTAPNPKWAKGHAIDLEAKAVRCGWMPFTPNFHRNPIEVVAEAERAGAKSAQEIEAYVVDQVASKKLDLAIEDPDAEENWPRIWFIWRGNAMQSSAKGHEFFLRHYLGTHDNVIAEERARGKSTTVKYHETAPRGKYDLVIDINFRMNTTGLYSDIVLPTAFWYEKNDLNTTDLHSFLHVLGQAVPPVWESKTDWEIFKLLAKKVSELAPLAFSKPVRDVILQPLMHDTPDEMAQPEILDWTLGECKAVPGKSFPHVRVVERDYANLYNKFISFGPKAREDGVSAVGVNVPIKKQYDRMLENPIMPMPDPKHMRCVEWGGKRYPSLEDVLDACNTVLTCAPEANGEACYQAFHQEEHHVGLPLVDLAEPNRNVAATFYDLTRQPRRIITSPCWTGMVNDGRAYSAWCMNVERLVPWRTLTGRQSLYLDHQWYLDFGEHIPTYKPRLNPRKTGDIVKSRVDEHSLVLNYITPHGKWGIHSTYKDNHRMLMLSRGMDPVWINDRDAEKVGIEDNDWVEVYNDNGVVVTRANVSRRIQPGTCMYYHAVERTVYIPKSQERKWRGGGHNSLTRIRINPLFLAGGYAQFTYGWNYWGPTGILTRDTHVVVRKMEKLEW